The Tripterygium wilfordii isolate XIE 37 chromosome 23, ASM1340144v1, whole genome shotgun sequence genomic sequence AGCTTATATGAAATGGGACTGAGGGGCGGTCCGGTACCTAAGGTACCGGACTATCGTCCTGTACGTAATATGAGCGGTTGGATTTCAAAAACCAAATCCAACGGTCTAACTTTTTTTGACTAAAATTTTTTCTCCTCTCCAGATGCCTCTCTCCTTTCCTTTACTCTCTCTCTTATTCTCCgttcacaaaaaattcaatcgGCGATCCATCCTTTCCTCCCTCTTCCCTGGCAAGAGAGAGACCAATTTTGTTTGAACAGATCTACATTCGACAACTCCGTATTCGATTTTATATACCTGCAAGGGTCGGGCACCAGAGTTCACGAGAGATACATCCATGCAAGGGTCGGGCACCAGAGTTCATGAGAGATAAATACATGCAAGGGTCGGGCACCAGAGTTCATGAGAGAGAAAtaattgtttgtttgagtaGATCTTGTTTTGCTGATTTGTCAAGCTTAGATCTAGTAATGGTTTTTGAAGTTTTTCTTTGTTCATGGGAGATGAATAAATTGTTATTTAAGGTCTAAGAGGAatgtaaaatttaattttaaaagaaaattttttgatcAAAGAAACATAAAAACAGTTGCAAAGTAGATATTAAAATATGGAGGCGAAGCTGCGAAGAGGACATGATGAAGGAGAAAACCCATCTGTTTCTTCCTTTGTCTTTTGGATTTTTGCTGCACTTCTcgacaaaaacaaaagagagagggGAAGTCAGACAGCCGtttgattttattattataatcTAACGGCTCAGATTACGTACAGGACAATAGTCCGGTACCTTAGGTACCGGACCGCCCCTCGATCCAATGAAATGACCCTTATAAAGAAAAAAGTTACCCTTTCTCAAATCCATTGTTTGCTACATCATTGCCTCCATAATCTTGTGTCTTGTGAACACATGCAATTATCACACTTGCTTTCATGTCAATTGACTAGAAGAGATGGTCATACTTTGAAGAGCATTTCTTAAAAGCATCAAAAATCATTTCCACTACTGTCGAGATGTTTCTCCCACTTTTAAGACTACCCCCaattcattaattaaaaaaatcaattagtCTCAAAAGGTGCCCTGAGTTCTTATCTGATCATCACCCATCAACCCCAAcaaaaaatatgaacaaaataatTGTTTAATTAAATGTTTTCAAATCAGAATATTGCAAGAGATGCTGATCTGGAATGGACAATGATATTTGATATCAAATGTCCCTAAGAATGTAAACAAATACATGTTGAGGAAGAAAGAGTATCAAATGTTAAGTGGAAGATAAGGGGACAAAATGGGTCCTAAGGAAGGAAGAACCAAAGAAATTTGCTTGGATGCAAATGTTATGCCACTTTTTTTGGGCACATTAAGACTATTGGGATGATGTGGATGAGCCCACTTAATTGCTTCAAGAGTTGAAGTTGTGGAACTTTTGTGGGGGACACAAGGGTTCATCCATCCATGTCTATTTCTAGATTCTAAATTCCCAATTAATCTCACATGAAGACACATTTGCATTATTTGATGCTTTCTCCCCTCCCCACACATGCcatataattactaattagtatTTGCAAGCATAATCATTTACCTAATCTAGTCAATTGACTCTCTTTTAGAGATATGCTAATAATGGTGTTCAAATTTGGCATACTATGGTCTTGCAGCTATATATTATAGGTCTTGAAGAGGATACTTTGTAACGTAGAGAGATAATTTCCGCAATCTAACAACTTCTTTGTGAAAAAAATAGATACAGCAACCTGAACTCAAAGCCTAAACCCTGAAAAACGATAAAGCAATTTTCTAAAATTTACACTAATGCTTGTCAATTGTAATTATGTAATTGCAAGCGTGCAATTAGGCTTAATTATCAgaacataattttttaagagTGTTGATGTAATCTCATTGTAAGCCAATGCTTACGCGCCACGTTTCAACTATTAGTCTAGAAGCATATGCTTAAACACATATTTAATGTATTTATTGGATTGTTCTATATATACTAATCTCATGTAGCAATCACAGTCAATTTAATCTATGAGAAAGTGAGCATATATATTGCCTAGCTGTGTCCCCATACTTATGCTCCTTAATCTATGgacattttttttgtcatttcccCAAAATGAAGGGCAGCCCCTGTTGTCTTCTCATGCTTAGTCAATTTTCTTCTCTAAATGTGTTGGGGCAGTATATTGTCACCATTTGAGCTCTGCTTACCCTTAAATCATGTTGGGCTTGCCTCAATATTCACTAAATAAGTGAAGATTAGGTAGATACTTGGCTTATTTTATGAATTTACAAAAACAATTTAAACATTCGGTATGAGTCTAAATTTAGATTGTCAAACTTGTGCGCACAAAAATCTCTCACATAAAGACATGATAAATTGACCAAAACTCAACGCGTGACATATAGAATAGCATAAACCTCAACATTTACAGCACAAAAGTGACTAACATACACACAGAAACATTAGTGCATTTAAAAAACTGTCAAGACCCAACAAAGACACTGATTTTTCTTTGGTCATGGTCTTCTTTCTTCAATGGTGGGTATTTCATCAATCTCGAGACACTTTTGGCCTCTTGAGATACTAACATTCTCATAAAATTAGTGTGAATACGACAAACATAGATCAAATTGGGGGATTATAAAAATGTGGGTTTTAGGAGTCTTATTGAATGTCTGAACTCAAGAGAATGTTGGATTCTCCTTTGTCCTAagcaaaccatttttttttgtaccATACCACCCACCACAtgcttcttttcttgttttacaTTCACCATTCCataaaatacacacacatactaaCCAAACCatcttcattttattattttgcttTATAGTGCAAAGCATATTAACAATGCCCATCTCTAGGCAGCAAGATGCCTCGTGACTCTCTGACCCAGAAAATGAATTTTTCCCTATTTCCTTCTGATCATAATATTGCCTAGATTTGTTCATATTGACTCACAGGCGTGCTACTTCACTTTATGCTAATCCGAAAGATGGTCTTTTCTTGGGTTTTGACGCAAAGATTTTAGCTTTAATGGGTTTCTGGCATGGAAAGGGAGTGTTGGGTTCTGATCTGAGTATTGCTGTTAAACAAAAGAGACCCACTTCAAGATTTTTCTCATTGGGGCCAAAATAGTCTCCGTAGAAGGTTTTGGTATCTGGATTTCTATTGTTCTTGTAAATTTCACTTAATTGGGGATGATAAGAAGAGAAATAGTGTTCTGTTTTCTGATCCTTTTGTGGTTTTGGGATTCTGCAAATGGGTTATTATCTACCAAAGGAGTGAACTTTGAAGGTAAGCTTTTATGAAATCTGCAATAATGGcgtgtgtcttcttcttcttctttagcttCCAAAAGGGGAGAAAATGGTGGTATCTTTATCTGGGTGTTTTTTGTTTCAGTTCAAGCTTTAATGGGTATAAAAGCATCTCTACATGATCCTCATGGTGTTCTTGACAATTGGGATGGGAATGCTGTTGATCCTTGTAGTTGGACTATGGTCACTTGTTCTCCTGAGAGCCTGGTCATTGGCTTGTAAgtcttaattaattagttaatttaaGAGACCAGAAGATCTTCTGTGGACCATATTCATAAGGCATTAATGGagattttgcttgaaattgctgaaaacaatgtctttttttttctgcagGGGAACTCCTAGTCAGAGTTTATCAGGTACTCTCTCTCCAAGCATAGGAAACTTGACAAATCTTCAAATTGTGTGAGTACCAACCAaagatttgagaattttgaaGTACAAAAATGGTGATTATATTGTCTAACATGTAATAATGTTCTACTATTTCACAGGCTCTTACAGAACAACAACATTACAGGACCAGTTCCATCAGAGCTCGGAAAGCTTTCGAAACTTCGGACACTTGATCTCTCTAATAACTTATTCACAGGGGATATTCCTTCCTCTCTAGGCTTCCTGAGAAACCTCCAGTACATGTAAGCATCATTACAAGAAACTGAATGTAACTTCTTATGGTTCTGTAtttgacatgaatttttttgaaCTTGCTGTGTAGGAGGCTTAACAATAATAGTCTATCAGGAGCATTTCCTATGTCATTAGCTAATATGACTCAGCTTGCCTTCCTGTAAGTAAATTGATTCCTTATAGCTGTTTGTCCACTGATGAATTCTTATGGTTCTTGTTGGGGAAGAAGCCTTTATCCTTTTTTTGGTCTTTGATTTTGCAGTGACTTGTCCTTCAACAACCTGACTGGCCATGTACCCAAAGTTTTGGCTAAAACATTCAAGTaacttcctctcttcttctcttgtccCTCTCTTTTGAATAGATATAGTTGTATACAAATGTACAGGATATGAGACGGTAATTTCATACTGGATTTGAATCTCCTTGgctaatttctttgtttttgcagCATTGTGGGAAACCCTCAAATTTGTCCAACTGGGTCTGAACCAGAATGCTTTGGAACATCACTGATGCCCCTGTCAATGAACCTGAATGGCTCTCAAAGTAAGTAAAGTAGAATTTTCAAATCATTTTACCCAAACACGCTAAATTGTCCATAATTTGATTTCAATGTATTTGTTTATGGTTGTCTCGGTCTTGACCTGAATTTCTTCACTCCTTAAGCTACTCATGTATCTGGAAAACCTAAGAGCCACAAGATGGCCCTTGCATTTGGCTCGAGCATCGGATGTGTCTCTTTGATCATTCTTGTGTTTGGACTACTTCTCTGGTGGAGGCAAAGGCACAATCAGCAGACATTCTTTGATGCTAAGGGTCAGTAactttttatttactttatgtAGAATGGCTAAGTACTTCCTGCAACTGATTTCGTATCCCTTTAAATCGTCAGACCGGCATCAAGAGGAAGTCTCTCTTGGAAACTTGAGGAGGTTCCAGTTTAGAGAACTTCAGATTGCGACGAACAACTTCAGAAGTAAGAACATATTAGGGAAAGGTGGGTTTGGAAATGTTTACAAAGGAATACTCCAGGATGGGACTCCGGTTGCTGTCAAGAGGCTAAAAGATGGCAACGCCATTGGAGGACAGATTCAATTCCAGACGGAAGTTGAGATGATTAGCTTAGCGGTGCACAGAAACCTAATTACACTATATGGGTTTTGCATTACTCAGACAGAAAGGCTTCTGGTTTATCCATTTATGTCCAACGGCAGTGTTGCTTCTCGTCTAAAAGGTAAAATagctcaaacaaaaaaaaacatgaaaaaaaaaccaattctGTGTAGTTACTCTACTCCTTTCAATTAACTTTGACAGGGAAGCCAGTATTGGATTGGGGCATGCGAAAGAGGATTGCCTTAGGAGCTGCAAGGGGGTTGTTATATCTCCACGAGCAATGCAATCCGAAGATAATTCATAGGGATGTTAAGGCTGCAAATATATTGCTTGATGATTGTTGTGAAGCTGTGGTAGGAGATTTTGGGTTGGCAAAACTTTTGGATCATGAGGATTCTCATGTCACAACAGCTGTGAGAGGCACTGTGGGGCATATAGCTCCTGAATATCTTTCCACCGGCCAGTCGTCTGAGAAAACGG encodes the following:
- the LOC119992550 gene encoding protein NSP-INTERACTING KINASE 1-like — encoded protein: MIRREIVFCFLILLWFWDSANGLLSTKGVNFEVQALMGIKASLHDPHGVLDNWDGNAVDPCSWTMVTCSPESLVIGLGTPSQSLSGTLSPSIGNLTNLQIVLLQNNNITGPVPSELGKLSKLRTLDLSNNLFTGDIPSSLGFLRNLQYMRLNNNSLSGAFPMSLANMTQLAFLDLSFNNLTGHVPKVLAKTFNIVGNPQICPTGSEPECFGTSLMPLSMNLNGSQTTHVSGKPKSHKMALAFGSSIGCVSLIILVFGLLLWWRQRHNQQTFFDAKDRHQEEVSLGNLRRFQFRELQIATNNFRSKNILGKGGFGNVYKGILQDGTPVAVKRLKDGNAIGGQIQFQTEVEMISLAVHRNLITLYGFCITQTERLLVYPFMSNGSVASRLKGKPVLDWGMRKRIALGAARGLLYLHEQCNPKIIHRDVKAANILLDDCCEAVVGDFGLAKLLDHEDSHVTTAVRGTVGHIAPEYLSTGQSSEKTDVFGFGMLLLELITGLRALAFGKAANQKETMLDWVKKIHQEKKLEILVDKDLKNNHDSIELEEIVQVALLCTQYLPAHRPKMSEVVRMLEGDGLAERWEASQKVETTKCKPHEFSSSDRYSDLTDDSSLLVQAMELSGPR